A single Stutzerimonas stutzeri DNA region contains:
- the yegS gene encoding lipid kinase YegS, which yields MNEPKALLVLHGKQALNDELREAVNEWRQLGNELAVRVTWEAGDTERLVHEALAAGYRTLVAGGGDGTVREMTRALIDSGCDASLAIVPLGTANDFARAAEIPLAPFEALTLLEREPVRVDVGEMNGETFLNMATGGFGSKVTATTSEELKRVLGGSAYLLTGLSRFNELRAAWGRFAGPDFTWEGDFLALGIGNGRQSGGGQQLCPQASIDDGLLDVCIVPAPADTVGTLGTLLSGGLLGIDTVSVTARVPWLEVEAPDEIDINLDGEPKAANRMRFSVKRRALRLHLPEDSPLLRHEPLQRGNHASA from the coding sequence ATGAATGAACCCAAGGCGTTACTTGTCCTGCATGGCAAGCAGGCCCTCAACGACGAACTGCGCGAGGCTGTCAACGAATGGCGCCAACTGGGGAACGAACTGGCCGTAAGAGTGACCTGGGAGGCCGGTGACACCGAGCGCCTGGTGCACGAAGCGCTTGCCGCGGGCTACCGAACGCTGGTTGCCGGCGGCGGCGACGGCACCGTGCGCGAAATGACGCGCGCCCTGATCGACAGTGGGTGCGATGCCAGCCTGGCGATAGTGCCGCTGGGTACCGCCAACGATTTCGCCCGCGCCGCCGAGATACCGCTTGCCCCGTTCGAGGCGCTGACCTTGCTCGAGCGCGAGCCGGTGAGGGTTGACGTCGGCGAAATGAACGGCGAGACCTTCCTCAACATGGCGACCGGTGGCTTCGGCTCCAAAGTGACCGCAACGACTTCCGAGGAGCTGAAGCGGGTCCTGGGCGGCAGCGCGTACCTGCTGACCGGCTTGTCGCGTTTCAACGAACTGCGCGCGGCATGGGGACGTTTCGCGGGGCCTGACTTCACCTGGGAAGGCGATTTCCTCGCATTGGGCATTGGCAATGGCCGCCAGTCAGGCGGTGGCCAGCAGCTCTGCCCGCAGGCATCGATCGATGACGGGCTGCTCGATGTCTGTATCGTCCCGGCGCCGGCCGATACGGTGGGGACGCTGGGCACGCTGCTCAGTGGCGGGTTGCTTGGCATCGACACCGTTTCGGTCACCGCGCGCGTGCCGTGGCTCGAAGTCGAGGCGCCGGATGAAATCGATATCAACCTCGACGGCGAACCCAAGGCGGCGAATCGCATGCGTTTTTCGGTGAAGCGTCGGGCCCTGCGACTGCACCTGCCCGAAGACTCTCCGTTGCTGCGCCATGAGCCGCTGCAGCGTGGCAACCACGCGTCAGCCTGA
- a CDS encoding chemotaxis protein CheV has protein sequence MAGILESVDQRTRLVGQNRLEILMFRLSGRQQFAINVFKVQEVVQLPKMTLMPHRHGSVCGVVNLRGQTLPVIDLSRAIGLRPLVPDERSTIIVTEYNRSIQAFLVGGVERILNLNWEEVLPPPTTAGRQHYLTAITKVEDRLVEVIDVEKVLAEIVPYNTSIAPERLADPLLERARGREVLCVDDSTVALAQLRETLSQLGITVHAASDGLKGLNRLRAWADAGEVLTDRLLMVFTDAEMPEMDGYRLTTEIRNDPRLRDLHVVLHTSLSGSFNLAMVQKVGCDNFLSKFQPEKLVDVVRERLLLDETR, from the coding sequence ATGGCCGGCATTCTAGAGTCAGTCGATCAACGCACCCGATTGGTGGGGCAGAATCGTCTGGAAATCCTCATGTTCCGGCTTTCCGGCCGCCAGCAGTTCGCGATCAACGTGTTCAAGGTGCAGGAGGTCGTGCAACTGCCGAAGATGACCCTCATGCCGCATCGCCACGGTTCCGTCTGCGGGGTGGTCAATCTGCGTGGCCAGACGTTGCCGGTGATCGATCTGTCGCGCGCCATAGGCCTGCGCCCGCTGGTGCCGGATGAGCGCAGCACCATTATCGTGACGGAATACAACCGATCGATTCAGGCGTTTCTGGTTGGCGGCGTCGAGCGCATCCTCAACCTCAACTGGGAAGAGGTGCTGCCGCCGCCGACCACGGCCGGGCGCCAGCATTACCTCACCGCGATCACCAAGGTCGAGGACAGGCTGGTCGAGGTAATCGATGTGGAAAAAGTGCTGGCCGAGATCGTCCCGTACAACACCAGCATTGCCCCTGAACGCCTGGCAGATCCGCTGTTGGAGCGTGCCAGGGGCCGCGAGGTCCTCTGTGTGGATGACTCGACGGTTGCCCTGGCGCAACTGCGCGAGACCCTGAGCCAGCTCGGCATCACGGTGCATGCGGCCAGTGACGGACTCAAAGGGCTGAACCGGCTCAGGGCGTGGGCCGATGCCGGCGAGGTGCTCACCGATCGCCTGCTGATGGTGTTCACCGACGCTGAAATGCCGGAGATGGATGGCTACCGGCTGACCACCGAGATCCGCAACGACCCGCGGCTACGTGACCTGCATGTCGTGCTGCACACTTCGCTTTCCGGAAGCTTCAACCTGGCGATGGTGCAAAAAGTCGGTTGTGACAACTTCCTTTCCAAGTTCCAGCCGGAGAAACTGGTGGACGTCGTCCGCGAACGTCTGTTGCTGGACGAAACGCGCTGA